One genomic region from Methanoculleus sp. SDB encodes:
- a CDS encoding histidinol phosphatase yields MESNADLHIHSPYSMAVSPRMTPLAILETCAIKGITTIATGDALHPEWQKRWADFLENEQGITVVPSAEIEGAARVHHLILSEDFAVCENIASRLSPFSKNIGTGGRPQIRLSGVEIARAVHEEGGFIGPAHAFTPWTGIYAHYNSMPACYGSERPDFLELGLSADSSYGAGIHELCDVPFLSNSDAHSPSPLKIGREFNRIRIRKAGARETIESIRRGDILMNAGFFPEEGKYNRTACTRCFQQYSAAVAESNGWRCPQDGGRIKKGVRDRALELSDTAPSRRPPYLHIIPLGEIIRTCLGMGSPETRKCQQLYCALIDQLGNEISILIDVPVSDIAGIDGRVAAAIAAFRSGEITLVPGGGGKYGSFSF; encoded by the coding sequence ATGGAGTCCAACGCCGATCTGCACATCCACTCCCCCTATTCCATGGCGGTATCGCCACGGATGACACCGTTGGCGATCCTTGAGACCTGCGCCATCAAGGGCATTACCACCATTGCTACCGGTGATGCACTGCACCCCGAATGGCAAAAACGGTGGGCGGATTTTCTGGAGAACGAACAGGGCATCACGGTAGTGCCGTCTGCTGAAATAGAAGGCGCTGCACGGGTGCATCACCTGATCCTCTCCGAAGACTTCGCCGTCTGTGAGAATATTGCATCGAGATTATCCCCTTTTTCAAAAAATATCGGGACCGGCGGTCGTCCTCAGATACGCCTCTCCGGCGTGGAGATTGCCCGGGCAGTACACGAGGAGGGCGGCTTCATCGGTCCGGCCCATGCATTTACTCCGTGGACGGGGATATATGCCCATTACAACAGTATGCCTGCATGCTACGGGAGTGAACGGCCTGATTTTCTGGAGCTCGGCCTGAGTGCCGACAGCTCCTATGGTGCGGGAATTCATGAACTGTGCGATGTTCCGTTTCTTTCCAATTCCGACGCACACAGCCCCAGCCCGCTTAAAATCGGGAGGGAATTCAACCGTATCCGAATCCGGAAAGCGGGGGCACGTGAAACCATAGAGAGCATACGGCGGGGCGATATCCTCATGAATGCCGGATTTTTCCCTGAAGAGGGGAAGTACAACAGGACTGCATGCACCCGCTGCTTTCAACAGTATTCTGCGGCTGTTGCGGAATCAAACGGGTGGCGATGCCCGCAGGATGGCGGAAGGATTAAAAAAGGAGTGCGGGATAGGGCTCTGGAACTCTCGGACACCGCGCCGTCCCGGCGTCCGCCCTACCTCCACATCATCCCGCTGGGGGAGATCATCCGTACCTGTCTTGGCATGGGTTCTCCGGAAACGCGGAAGTGCCAGCAGCTGTACTGCGCACTGATTGACCAACTGGGCAACGAGATCAGTATTCTCATCGACGTGCCGGTATCAGATATC